In one window of Archocentrus centrarchus isolate MPI-CPG fArcCen1 chromosome 11, fArcCen1, whole genome shotgun sequence DNA:
- the rfx5 gene encoding DNA-binding protein RFX5, producing the protein MSEDQHHQRAEASRRGESSLEAGEGDTEPSMLLQKLKSNISKNVQTKVEQILQDVQRFSDNDKLYLYLQLPSGPSSGDKSGGDSSSFNTADQLHTCNWIRSHLEEHSDTCLPKQDVYETYKRYCENLQQRPLSAANFGKIIRDIFPNIKARRLGGRGQSKYCYSGIRRKTVLNMPLLPNLDLKNDPAELTELVQTYKQEVTEAACELICDWAQKILKRSFDTVVEIARYLIQEHIVNPRCSQAELVSSAALAGGPAKTHKVIKKTPVISKADGDGASDQKKELGDSSSSSSLKLPPGDKSAAAGKPSSLDAPPPSTSSSSIRPAVEAFMKQLPRILPRSSIPDKTLSVRSSPPSLAPKDASGVGGASGPGGPAAAAAASGGGVKVIAMATLPQQQGGPLPVMILPQSCLSYDREKVAPPPPPPPQQQHTPSTPTSVVQKARVSTVKRPLEAMASGGGAAGGSSASNTPQVKRKRGRPRKPRPEESLPAPPAALPPPPPPPAPPPHPPIITSVTGGVIQKASSSSSSQPLLELVIQEQPGMVLSQLPAVEQRGVVVQCQPGAVPEPDRHGRPLLLFQSPGNPSWELAAPGRTPMVEVIQKAPRPSNNNNSAAAPPATHLSPSCLPLPTLHEEQGEVEITLTPVELHVSSPPPPPTSSAVSSSPATVMKNEEQAESSTSSQREGH; encoded by the exons ATGTCAGAGGACCAGCATCACCAACGGGCCGAGGCCTCCCGGCGGGGGGAGAGCAGCCTGGAGGCAGGGGAGGGCGACACAGAGCCcagcatgttgctgcagaaactGAAGAGCAACATCTC gAAAAATGTTCAGACCAAAGTGGAGCAGATCCTG CAAGATGTTCAGCGTTTCTCTGATAACGACAAGCTGTACCTGTACCTCCAACTGCCCTCTGGACCGAGCTCTGGAGACAAGAG TGGCGGTGACTCGAGTTCATTCAACACGGCTGACCAGCTTCACACCTGTAACTGGATCCGCAGTCACCTGGAGGAGCATTCAGACACCTGCCTTCCCAAACAGGATGTTTACGAAACCTACAA GCGGTACTGCGAGAACCTGCAGCAGCGTCCTCTGAGCGCCGCCAACTTTGGGAAGATCATCAGAGACATTTTTCCCAACATCAAGGCGAGACGGCTCGGAGGCAGAGGGCAGTCCAA GTACTGTTACAGCGGCATCAGGAGGAAGACGGTCCTCAACATGCCTCTGCTGCCCAACCTCGACCTAAAGAACGACCCG GCGGAGCTCACCGAGCTGGTCCAGAcgtacaaacaggaagtgacggAGGCTGCGTGTGAGCTGATTTGCGACTGGGCGCAGAAGATCCTGAAGCGCTCGTTTGACACGGTGGTGGAGATCGCTCGCTACCTGATCCAGGAGCACATCGTGAACCCTCGCTGCAGCCAGGCCGAACTCGTGTCCTCCGCCGCGCtcgccg GCGGTCCAGCTAAAACCCACAAAGTCATCAAGAAAACGCCTGTGATCTCCAAAGCTGATGGAGACGGAGCTTCTGATCAGAAG AAGGAACTTGGAGACtcgtcctcctcatcctcactgaAGCTGCCACCAGGAGACAAATCAGCTGCAGCTGGAAAACCTTCCTCCCTGGATGCTCCGCCTCCCTCCACCTCTTCTTCATCTATACGTCCTGCG GTCGAGGCGTTCATGAAGCAGTTACCCAGAATCCTCCCTCGGAGCTCTATCCCGGATAAGACCCTCTCTGTCCGCTCCTCCCCACCCTCGCTGGCTCCTAAAGATGCCTCCGGTGTCGGGGGGGCGTCTGGACCTGGaggccctgctgctgctgctgctgccagtggcGGTGGCGTGAAGGtcattgccatggcaacactgCCACAGCAGCAAGGCGGGCCTCTCCCCGTGATGATCCTGCCTCAGAGCTGTCTGTCCTACGATAGGGAGAAGGTCGCCCCgcctcctccgcctcctcctcagcagcagcacaccCCCTCAACCCCCACCTCTGTGGTCCAGAAGGCTCGAGTCAGCACCGTCAAGCGCCCTCTGGAGGCGATGGCGTCAGGAGGTGGTGCCGCCGGTGGCAGCTCTGCCTCCAACACTCCACAGGTGAAACGAAAACGAGGACGACCGAGAAAACCTCGCCCTGAGGAGTCCCTCCCTGCTCCGCcagctgctcttcctcctccaccgcCACCTCCTGCgcctcccccccaccccccgattATCACCTCTGTGACCGGCGGTGTCATCCAGAaggcctcctcttcctcatcctcccaGCCTTTGTTAGAGCTGGTGATTCAAGAGCAGCCAGGGATGGTTCTTAGTCAGCTGCCGGCAGTGGAGCAGCGCGGCGTGGTGGTGCAATGCCAGCCGGGCGCGGTGCCTGAGCCGGACCGCCACGGCAGGCCACTGCTGCTGTTCCAGAGCCCGGGGAACCCCAGCTGGGAGCTGGCAGCACCGGGACGCACCCCGATGGTGGAGGTCATCCAGAAAGCTCCAAGACCaagcaataacaacaacagcgcTGCCGCCCCACCCGCCACGCACCTCTCACCGTCCTGCCTCCCCCTGCCCACGCTGCACGAGGAGCAGGGCGAGGTGGAGATCACGCTGACGCCGGTGGAACTGCACGTCAGCTCGCCACCGCCTCCTCCCACCTCCTCTGCTGTCTCTTCCTCCCCCGCCACAGTGATGAAGAATGAGGAGCAAGCGGAGAGCAGCACTTCCTCACAGAGGGAAGGACACTAA
- the psmb4 gene encoding proteasome subunit beta type-4, with amino-acid sequence MESYGPKLSLWEDGPKPGQFYSFPGSSSGGPGTSCGPVRHTLNPMVTGTSVLGVKFTGGVVIAADMLGSYGSLARFRNISRLMKVNNSTILGASGDYADYQHLKQVIEQMVIDEELLGDGHSYSPKAVHSWLTRVMYNRRSRMNPLWNTVVIGGFYNDESFLGYVDKLGVAYEAPTVATGFGAYLAQPLMREVVENKVEITKQEARDLVERCLKVLYYRDARSYNRHEIAIVTKEGVEILGPLSSETNWDIAHMVSGFE; translated from the exons ATGGAGTCGTATGGACCAAAGCTGAGTCTGTGGGAGGACGGGCCGAAGCCGGGACAATTCTACTCTTTCCCCGGGAGCAGCAGCGGTGGGCCGGGCACCTCCTGTGGGCCAGTCCGACACACATT GAACCCGATGGTCACAGGAACGTCGGTGCTCGGCGTGAAGTTCACTGGTGGCGTGGTGATTGCCGCAGACATGCTTGGCTCGTATGGCTCTCTGGCTCGCTTCAGGAACATTTCCCGCCTCATGAAG gtgaacaACAGCACCATCCTGGGGGCGTCGGGTGACTACGCCGACTACCAGCACCTCAAACAGGTCATCGAGCAGATGGT GATCGATGAGGAGCTGCTGGGTGACGGGCACAGCTACAGCCCGAAGGCCGTCCACTCGTGGCTCACCCGCGTCATGTACAACCGCCGCAGCCGCATGAACCCGCTGTGGAACACCGTGGTCATCGGTGGCTTCTACAACGACGAGAG TTTCCTAGGTTATGTTGACAAACTGGGCGTGGCTTATGAGGCTCCCACTGTGGCCACAGGCTTTGGAGCATACCTGGCTCAG CCTCTGATGAGGGAGGTGGTGGAGAACAAGGTGGAAATCACCAAGCAGGAGGCGCGGGATCTGGTGGAGCGCTGCCTCAAGGTGCTGTACTACAGAGATGCCCGCTCCTACAACAGA CACGAAATCGCCATCGTCACCAAGGAGGGCGTGGAGATCCTCGGGCCTCTGTCGTCTGAAACCAACTGGGACATAGCCCACATGGTCAG CGGGTTTGAATGA
- the LOC115788039 gene encoding phosphatidylinositol 4-kinase beta-like: MADADVSPSPALHSLRLSHSVPPPPPASSSSPTTFSCPSSPSSASSSSSTSSTSSCSESSSDFPTHHHHHHHHHHHHHPHYRHPRPQLQLPPPPHGEQTSSPSASPRSSSPSGSIGSTGSLGSSSASEGIGSSGTSSGGDPRGPSPPLDVISEDAMEMDLVVDQVIDPEVALKACQEVLLKVKLLDNKQQDDQQQHSTDVAERGAGTWHINPDTSSIKEEDEEQEEGQKDGETSSLSEPTPSAQLKSSSPSSSSKQSWLLRLFESKLFDVSMAISYLYKSKEPGVQAYIGNRLFSFPDNEVDFYLPQLLNMYVHMDTEVGDAIRPYLIHRCRASITFSLLSAWLLGAYSSDMHISTQRHSRGTKLRKLILSNELNPPASDAPRPLSASVSESPLSSPSHRRHRRHNSSNSEAPSASVVGPAPESPGPGEPEVFVSPSRRTHQRSKSDATTASSGPGAGLRRTGSNPKVEVVHEEPERLRPQREFIKSLLCIGKRLATLPTKEQKTQRLISELSLLNHKLPARVWLPTAEHQHHVCRVPHTQAVVLNSKDKAPYIIYVEVLDCDSFETSPVPLRIPETRIRSARSAENLDCSTVANGGGSMTSEHRAGSFSTVPNYDNDDEAWATDDIGQLQVETEAQTSSSDNISQFSVDSITSLESKEPVFIAAGDIRRRLSENLAHTPTSFRRDPEDPSAVALKEPWEEKVRRIREASPYGHLPNWRLLSVIVKCGDDLRQELLAYQVLRQLQSIWQQERVPLWIKPYKILVMSSDSGMIEPVLNAVSLHQVRKQSQLSLLDYFLQEHGSFTTEAFLTAQRNFVQSCAGYSLICYLLQVKDRHNGNILLDSEGHIIHIDFGFILSSSPRNLGFETSAFKLTSEFVDVMGGLNGDMFNYYKMLMLQGLIAARKHMEKVLQIVEIMQQGSHLPCFHGSSTIRGLKERFHMSLTEEQLQLLVEQLVDGSMRSITTKLYDSFQYVTNGIM, encoded by the exons ATGGCCGATGCCGATGTGTCCCCGTCCCCGGCTCTCCATTCGCTCCGCCTTTCGCACTCtgttcctccccctcctcctgcctCATCCTCCTCCCCGACAACCTTCTCCTGCCCCTCCTCACCCTCCagtgcctcctcttcctcctctactTCATCCACTTCCTCTTGCTCTGAGAGCTCCTCAGACTTCCCCactcaccatcatcaccaccaccatcatcaccaccaccaccaccctcatTACCGTCACCCTCggccacagctgcagctgccccCGCCCCCCCACGGCGAGCAGACTTCCTCACCTAGCGCCAGCCCCCGCAGCTCCTCCCCCAGCGGGAGCATCGGCAGCACCGGCAGCCTCGGCAGCAGCAGCGCCAGTGAGGGCATCGGCAGCAGCGGCACATCGAGCGGGGGCGACCCGCGAGGACCGAGCCCCCCACTGGATGTCATCTCAGAGGACGCCATGGAGATGGACCTGGTCGTCGACCAAG TCATTGACCCAGAGGTGGCGCTGAAGGCGTGCCAGGAAGTGCTCCTCAAAGTGAAGCTGCTGGACAACAAGCAGCAGGACGATCAACAGCAGCACTCAACAGATGTGGCTGAGCGTGGCGCTGGGACGTGGCACATCAACCCCGACACCAGCTCCatcaaagaggaagatgaggaacaggaggaagGGCAGAAAGATGGTGAAACATCATCCCTGTCTGAACCGACTCCGTCAGCTCAGCTGAAGTCTTCCTCACCGTCATCGTCATCGAAACAGTCGTGGCTGCTGCGCCTGTTTGAGTCAAAGCTGTTCGACGTGTCCATGGCGATTTCCTATCTGTACAAGTCGAAGGAGCCGGGCGTGCAGGCGTACATCGGGAATCGCCTCTTCAGCTTCCCCGACAACGAGGTCGACTTCTACCTGCCGCAGCTGCTAAACATGTACGTGCACATGGACACCGAGGTGGGCGACGCCATCAGACCATACCTG ATCCATCGCTGCAGAGCGAGCATCACCTTCTCGCTGCTCTCCGCCTGGCTGCTTGGCGCCTACTCTTCCGACATGCACATCTCCACCCAGCGTCACTCCAGAGGCACCAAACTCCGGAAGCTTATCCTGTCCAACGAGCTCAACCCTCCTGCATCTGACGCTCCTCGGCCATTGTCTGCATCTGTTTCTGAGAGCCCCTTGTCATCGCCGTCCCACCGCCGTCACCGcagacacaacagcagcaactcCGAGGCcccctctgcctctgtggtcggCCCCGCACCTGAGAGCCCCGGGCCTGGGGAGCCGGAGGTGTTTGTTTCCCCGTCCAGGAGGACCCACCAGAGATCCAAGTCAGACGCCACCACGGCGAGCAGCGGGCCTGGTGCCGGTCTCCGACGAACTGGCAGTAACCCAAAGGTGGAGGTGGTGCACGAGGAG CCCGAGCGCCTCCGTCCTCAGAGGGAGTTCATCAAGTCTCTGCTCTGCATCGGGAAGCGTTTGGCCACGCTGCCGACCAAAGAGCAGAAGACTCAGCGGCTGATCTCGGAGCTGTCGCTGCTCAACCACAAGCTGCCGGCCCGAGTGTGGCTGCCCACCGCCGAGCACCAGCACCACGTCTGCAGGGTCCCCCACACCCAAGCCGTGGTTCTCAACTCCAAGGATAAG GCTCCATACATCATTTATGTGGAGGTGTTGGACTGCGACAGCTTTGAGACATCTCCTGTTCCTCTTCGCATCCCAGAGACAAGGATACGCTCGGCCCGCTCTGCAGAGAACCTGGACTGCAGCACCGTGGCTAATGGCGGCGGCAGTATGACATCAGAGCACAGAGCGGGAAGTTTCTCCACCGTCCCAAACTATGACAATGATGATGAGGCGTGGGCCACAGATGATATCGGGCAGCTGCAGGTGGAG acaGAGGCTCAGACCAGCAGCAGCGACAACATCAGTCAGTTTTCAGTCGACAGCATCACGAGTCTGGAGAGTAAAGAGCCGGTGTTCATCGCTGCTGGAGACATCAG ACGGCGCCTGTCCGAGAACCTCGCTCACACTCCCACCTCCTTCAGGAGGGACCCTGAGGACCCATCAGCCGTCGCCCTCAAAGAGCCCTGGGAGGAGAAAGTCAG GCGGATCCGGGAGGCCTCTCCATACGGTCACCTGCCCAACTGGAGGTTGCTGTCGGTCATAGTGAAGTGTGGAGACGACCTGAGGCAGGAGCTGCTAGCCTATCAGGTCCTCAGACAGCTGCAG TCCATCTGGCAGCAGGAGAGAGTTCCTCTGTGGATCAAACCCTACAAGATCCTCGTCATGTCTTCAGACAGCGGGATGATCGAGCCTGTCCTCAATGCCGTCTCTTTGCACCAG GTGAGAAAACAGAGTCAGCTGTCGTTGCTTGACTACTTCCTGCAGGAACACGGCAGCTTCACCACCGAGGCCTTCCTCACCGCTCAGAGGAACTTTGTCCAGAGCTGTGCTGGATACAGCCTCATCTGTTACCTGCTGCAGGTCAAAGACAG ACACAACGGGAACATCCTGCTGGACTCTGAAGGCCACATCATCCACATTGACTTCGGCTTCATCCTCTCCAGCTCTCCTCGCAACCTCGGCTTCGAAACGTCTGCCTTCAAACTGACCTCGGAGTTTGTGGAT GTGATGGGTGGGCTGAACGGAGATATGTTCAACTACTATAAGATGCTGATGCTTCAGGGTCTGATCGCAGCCCGGAAACACATGGAGAAGGTGCTGCAGATCGTCGAGATCATGCAGCAAG GTTCCCACCTGCCCTGTTTTCACGGCTCGAGCACCATCCGCGGCCTGAAGGAGCGTTTCCACATGTCTCTGACGgaggagcagctgcagctgctggtggAGCAGCTGGTGGACGGGTCCATGCGCTCCATCACCACCAAACTCTACGACTCCTTTCAGTATGTCACCAATGGCATCATGTGA